One window of the Colletotrichum destructivum chromosome 4, complete sequence genome contains the following:
- a CDS encoding Putative phosphate transporter — translation MAAELHQYDYIFAITAIFAFLDAWNIGANDVANSFATSVSSRSLTMKQAMAVAAVAEFSGAVSVGSRVTDTLRTAIVDPHLYDAEPAVLLLVMTCAVFGSSVFLTLATAHGLPVSTTHSIVGGLVGAATASVGIRNVSWGWNGVSQVFAAWIVAPGLSGALGALLFLGTKRFVLTRTNAVRNAFLTIPFYTFLTFGALTMLVAWKGVQTQVEPTTTQILVAVFSVAGGATLLQAFFLLPYLWRKIVDEDWQLEWTMMWRGPWLLRRPPPPPPPPGVRRVAIKDYYRGHLTADELAHVRASEILLESIQGSLTSSDLFKEDRPDVSFGLTPAPTPAPAPSPSVLETEAPMTSAMSSSRRSSSSSELIPPRPAGPWSSLPVLGWRVNRVLLRGLEKDVITLQRRNAVLSWDIADMHARAPRYDNRAEYMYSALQILTASAASFVHGANDVSNSVGPFVTAYNTWRTGRVVTDGNGDGGVPIWILCFGGAAIVLGLFTYGYHVMRNLGNRLTLISPSRGFCMELASAVTVTMATKLALPVSTTQCIAGATVGVGLANGDWKCINPRLVAWIYFGWFITVPVSGLLSGSMMALILNAPHWESHGA, via the exons ATGGCCGCCGAGCTACACCAATATGACTACATCttcgccatcaccgccatctTCGCGTTCCTCGACGCGTGGAACATTG GCGCCAATGACGTCGCAAACTCCTTCGCGACTTCCGTCTCCTCCCGCTCCCTCACCATGAAGCaggccatggccgtcgccgccgtcgccgagttCTCCGGAGCTGTCTCCGTCGGCTCCCGCGTCACCGACACCCTGCGTaccgccatcgtcgacccGCACCTCTacgacgccgagcccgccgtcctgctcctcgtcaTGACCtgcgccgtcttcggctcTTCCGTCTTCCTTACCCTCGCCACCGCCCACGGCCTGCCCGTCAGCACCACTCACTCCATCGtgggcggcctcgtcggcgccgccaccgcctccgtCGGCATCCGCAACGTCAGCTGGGGGTGGAATGGGGTGTCGCAGGTCTTCGCCGCCTGGATCGTCGCCCCGGGCCTTTCGGGCGCCCTGGGCGCCCTGCTATTCCTGGGCACGAAGAGGTTCGTGCTGACGAGGACCAACGCCGTGAGGAACGCCTTCTTGACGATCCCCTTCTACACGTTTCTCACCTTTGGCGCCCTGACGA TGCTCGTGGCGTGGAAGGGCGTCCAGACGCAGGTTGAGCCCACCACCACGcagatcctcgtcgccgtcttctccgtcgccggcggcgccacccttctccaggccttcttcctcttgccGTACCTCTGGCGCAagatcgtcgacgaggactggCAGCTCGAGTGGACCATGATGTGGAGGGGCCCCTGGCTGCTccgtcgcccgccgcccccacccccgccgccgggtGTCCGCAGGGTTGCCATCAAGGACTACTACCGCGGCCacctcaccgccgacgagctcgcccaCGTTCGCGCGTCCGAGATCCTCCTTGAGTCGATCCAGGGCAGCCTGACCTCGTCGGATCTGTTCAAGGAGGACAGGCCCGACGTCTCATTTGGTCTGACACCCGCACCGacaccggcaccggcaccgtccCCATCGGTCCTCGAAACCGAAGCCCCGATGACGTCGGCCatgtcctcctcccgccgttcttcctcctcctcagaGCTCATCCCGCCCCGCCCTGCCGGGCCCTGGTCGAGTCTCCCCGTCCTCGGCTGGCGCGTCAaccgcgtcctcctccgcggcctcgagaaGGACGTCATCACCCTCCAGCGGCGCAACGCTGTGCTCTCCTGGGACATCGCCGACATGCACGCCCGCGCGCCTCGCTACGACAACCGCGCCGAGTACATGTACAGCGCCCTGCAGATCCtcaccgcctcggccgccagcttCGTCCACGGCGCCAACGACGTCTCCAACAGCGTAGGCCCCTTCGTGACGGCCTACAACACCTGGCGCACGGGGCGCGTCGTGACggacggcaacggcgacggcggcgtgcccATATGGATCCTctgcttcggcggcgccgccatcgtgCTCGGCCTGTTCACGTACGGCTACCACGTCATGCGGAACCTCGGGAACCGCCTGACGCTCATCAGCCCGTCAAGGGGCTTCTGCATGGAGCTCGCGagcgccgtcaccgtcacgATGGCGACTAAATTGGCGCTGcccgtgtcgacgacgcagtgcatcgccggcgccaccgtGGGCGTCGGGCTGGCCAACGGCGACTGGAAGTGCATTAACCCGCGGCTCGTAGCGTGGATCTACTTCGGGTGGTTCATCACCGTCCCGGTGTCGGGGCTGCTTTCGGGGTCTATGATGGCGTTGATACTCAACGCTCCCCATTGGGAGAGTCATGGGGCATGA
- a CDS encoding Putative MFS transporter superfamily: protein MSSSKLLGDTDTDSGSSRCSHSSDVDLVLEEPHLHSLGISDAVTALVWFTGPLFGAFVQPVLGRLSDRSRHPWGLRKPFILCGASCVAACLLALACTEDLTGDHIGVGTRPKMAYGMMKKAEHSHLLTQGLAVLWVCVMTFAIQAFQMGVRALVVDACPPAQQVRASAWSTRWNGLGSVCLALVGYADARWTLFGVEGSARIKTLAALVAVSIAATVSLMCYVVPDKPRDQGPVEEEKKEGKEEDDDDDEEEGKQTLWQTCRSVWSLQLSRQSWESLPPISLQVCKMQLVAWMAWFPITYYSSTYIYQTFVISDRVHLGTRDDGAFELGQSDYRLIEVARLCGSFSVLSFASVSFLTSLCLPAVTGHMAARRRRRPNRTWHDVGGVPLSRLLVHAQRLLAFCMFLTLFAWTVPVATAIVSVAGVSWAVSMWVPFALINAEIADMRGPSSALYVPGEQAGWILGMHNMAISLPQLASALVCSVLFKVFESFRVLDGVAWAFRLSGIAMLVASRYSG from the exons ATGTCATCCTCTAAGCTACTCGGCGACACCGACACAGACTCGGGCTCGTCCAGATGTAGCCACTCGAGCGATGTTGATCTCGTCCTGGAAGAA CCACATCTACACTCGCTCGGCATCTCGGACGCCGTGACCGCGCTGGTCTGGTTCACGGGTCCCCTTTTCGGCGCCTTCGTCCAGCCCGTCCTGGGCAGGCTCAGCGACAGGTCGCGGCACCCCTGGGGTCTCCGGAAACCCTTCATCCTCTGCGGCGCCTCCTGTGTCGCCGCCTGCCTTCTCGCCCTGGCATGCACCGAGGACCTGACGGGCGACcacatcggcgtcggcacgCGGCCCAAGATGGCGTACgggatgatgaagaaggccgagcATTCGCATCTGCTCACccagggcctcgccgtcttGTGGGTGTGCGTCATGACgttcgccatccaggcctTCCAGATGGGCGTgcgcgccctcgtcgtcgatgcctGCCCGCCGGCGCAGCAGGTGCGCGCGAGCGCCTGGAGCACGAGGTGGAACGGGCTGGGCAGCGTGTGCCTGGCCCTCGTGGGCTACGCGGACGCGCGCTGGACGCTgttcggcgtcgagggtAGCGCCAGGATCAAGAcgctggcggcgctggtggcGGTGTCCATTGCCGCCACCGTGTCGTTGATGTGCTACGTCGTCCCGGACAAGCCGCGCGATCAGggccccgtcgaggaggagaagaaggaggggaaggaggaggacgacgacgacgacgaagaagaggggaaaCAGACACTCTGGCAGACTTGCCGGTCTGTCTGGTCCCTCCAGCTGTCTCGTCAGAGCTGGGAGAGCCTCCCGCCCATCAGTCTCCAGGTGTGCAAGATGCAACTGGTGGCTTGGATGGCCTGGTTCCCCATCACCTACTACTCTTCCAC TTATATCTACCAGACAT TTGTGATATCCGACCGCGTTCATCTCGGCACCCGTGACGACGGAGCcttcgagctcggccagTCTGACTACCGGCTGATCGAGGTGGCAAGGCTCTGCGGATCCTTCTCCGTGctctccttcgcctcggTGTCCTTCCTGACGAGCCTCTGCCTCCCCGCCGTGACGGGTCACAtggcggcgcgccgccgccgccgcccgaacCGGACCTGgcacgacgtcggcggcgtgcccCTGTCGCGCTTACTAGTGCACGCGCAGCGCCTCCTGGCCTTCTGCATGTTCCTGACGCTCTTCGCGTGGACGGTGCCGGTGGCCACGGCGATCGTCAGCGTCGCGGGCGTCAGCTGGGCCGTCTCGATGTGGGTGCCCTTCGCGCTCATCAACGCCGAGATCGCGGACATGCGgggcccgtcgtcggcgctgtACGTGCCgggcgagcaggccggctGGATCCTCGGGATGCACAACATGGCTATCTCGCTGCCGCagctggcctcggccctTGTGTGCTCTGTGCTCTTCAAGGTTTTTGAGAGCTTCAGGGTGTTGGATGGTGTTGCCTGGGCTTTCCGTTTGTCTGGGATTGCGATGCTGGTTGCTTCGAGGTATTCAG GTTGA
- a CDS encoding Putative zn(2)Cys(6) fungal-type DNA-binding domain-containing protein, producing MDEIARPIASSEQSQLACDQCYRCKLKCTREKPSCQRCMSSGRSCSYSLGLWKGRPKGTSKRTQTSQSNRRSPTPSPSSLQQPGEKGHSETLGGYILRHCDYIGQVLSPSHSDAAYLSILPSGADTDGGLWGTPPELWDGISTVCSSSLDPEPHSLDFQPNDEEKMSWASTLDEKEASKRRSDDVSSSGHHVDSLASGITAKRDQTRALGSSLPAGSPCSCLSSVAASLEALSQLSDSHPPSSTLRTVDSSLKVCERMIACSRCSRRWGTAWCFITLSELTAQLERLLPSIRSGPSDMGGEVSPSSQSEFFGAMDVEVGRQYALRGIMLLAGLEVMPSYGQKSATMPNLGPTRDMLAYLKTTLTSIIS from the coding sequence ATGGACGAAATAGCGAGACCCATCGCTTCCTCCGAGCAAAGTCAGCTGGCCTGTGACCAGTGCTATAGATGCAAGCTGAAATGCACCAGAGAAAAGCCCTCCTGTCAGCGCTGTATGTCGAGCGGCAGGTCTTGTTCCTACAGCTTGGGGCTGTGGAAAGGGCGGCCCAAAGGCACGTCAAAACGAACACAAACCTCGCAGAGCAACAGGCGGAGCCCtacgccctcgcccagcagCCTTCAACAACCTGGAGAGAAAGGTCACTCGGAGACCTTGGGCGGTTACATCCTTCGACACTGTGACTATATTGGCCAAGTACTCTCGCCGTCACATAGCGATGCGGCATACTTGAGCATTCTGCCGTCCGGGGCTGATACTGATGGCGGCCTGTGGGGTACACCACCAGAGCTATGGGATGGCATCTCGACcgtctgctcctcctcgctcgATCCCGAGCCCCATTCACTCGACTTCCAGCCCAACGACGAAGAAAAGATGTCGTGGGCGTCCACCCTCGACGAGAAAGAGGCTAGTAAGCGACGAAGCGACGACGTCTCGTCTTCAGGCCACCACGTTGACAGTCTCGCTTCCGGTATCACAGCAAAGAGAGACCAAACCCGAGCGTTGGGTTCAAGCCTCCCTGCGGGCTCGCCCTGCAGCTGCTTGTCCTCGGTGGCGGCATCGTTGGAGGCGTTGTCGCAGCTGTCGGACTCTcacccgccgtcctccaCGCTTAGAACAGTTGACTCAAGCCTGAAAGTGTGTGAACGAATGATCGCTTGCTCCCGTTGCAGCAGGAGATGGGGGACCGCGTGGTGCTTTATCACCCTTTCCGAGTTGACGGCACAGCTCGAGCGTCTTTTGCCGTCGATACGTAGCGGACCTAGCGACATGGGGGGTGAAGTATCTCCATCGTCACAATCTGAATTCTTCGGTGCAATGGACGTGGAGGTTGGACGGCAATATGCTCTTAGAGGTATTATGCTCTTGGCCGGTTTAGAAGTGATGCCTTCCTATGGGCAAAAGTCCGCCACGATGCCCAACTTGGGTCCGACTAGAGATATGCTTGCTTACCTGAAGACAACGTTAACATCTATCATAAGTTGA
- a CDS encoding Putative GNAT domain, acyl-CoA N-acyltransferase has translation MNIKLEKVSPEDAAGLSQVMMRAFYRDPHWRLLWGSMTLEDIIVSCENRLPRNLVKGRGSRRHRKAVDAVTGEVVGYARWVLPEGQEDLWKDAQVAEPSAQQAALYEARYSAYTVDGKIKGLNNEITESLSPLLEKTEEDILKTGTFLALDYIAVLPDRQQQGIGSILVEDGLRVAEKAGLRVYVMSTQTGLKLYQGHGFISVRTVEQDDSQWGSTEPHINYFLVKEKTST, from the exons ATGAACATCAAACTCGAAAAGGTGTCTCCTGAAGACGCCGCTGGCTTGTCGCAGGTCATGATGCGGGCCTTTTACCGCGATCCGCACTGGCGGCTGCTATGGGGAAGTATGACCCTGGAGGACATCATCGTATCTTGTGAAAATAGACTCCCAAGAAACTTGGTGAAGGGAAGGGGTTCCCGGCGTCATCGCAAGGCCGTTGATGCGGTCACTGGGGAGGTGGTTGGGTATGCTCGATGGGTTCTCCCTGAAGGTCAAGAGGATCTCTGGAAGGATGCCCAGGTCGCGGAACCCTCAGCTCAGCAGGCGGCTCTGTATGAAGCCCGCTACAGCGCATACACGGTCGATGGGAAGATCAAGGGGCTGAACAACGAAATCACGGAGAGCCTCAGTCCTCtgttggagaagacggaggaggacATTTTGAAAACGGGAACGTTTCTCG CGCTCGACTACATTGCGGTGCTTCCCGATCGGCAACAGCAAGGGATCGGGTCGATCTTGGTCGAAGATGGGCTCAGGGTTGCAGAGAAGGCGGGTCTGCGGGTGTATGTGATGTCAACGCAGACTGGGTTGAAACTCTATCAGGGTCATGGGTTTATCAGTGTGAGGACCGTTGAACAGGACGATTCCCAATGGGGCTCGACTGAGCCGCATATCAATTACTTCCTTGTGAAAGAGAAAACCTCCACCTGA
- a CDS encoding Putative major facilitator, sugar transporter, major facilitator superfamily → MGGLRAVEDRPTPKEVYNWRLYIESSIIAMGSLLFGYDSAFIGTTIARKSFVNDFGITPATSKEISSNITSAFQAGALGGALMCFFITERVGRKWALIISNFVFIAGAVPMVAATNDLASMYAGRALTGWGCGVITATVPSYIAELSIPSIRGILTGLFEVTYQTGSLVGFWINYGINQNMDHMSSASWRLPMAVQLIPSGALLVGGFLLHESPLWLYRKGREEEAQKNLVALRHLPIEHQYMQEEVEMIRARLAEEASIAATYGGGFYAYIRGSLHELSRKGMWNRLLLVFCAFALQNMSGAAAINYYSPMLFGSIGITDVALYTGIYGLVKAVASIIFYGALIDIWGRRWPTIISSLACCLCLWFVGAYVKVATPAPIIAAGGKLSASSEAGGRAATAAIMIYSVFWSFGLNGIPWIVSAEIFPGALRNLTGTFAAFTQWLIQFIITKALPYIFSSLDYGVWFFFACWMLTATVWAYFFLPETKGVTIDQMDVLFGYEGDRRAHGSPLKTDDAKSMEHDVREIDQASRA, encoded by the exons ATGGGTGGACTTCGTGCAGTCGAGGACCGGCCCACGCCGAAGGAGGTCTACAACTGGCGCCTCTACATCGAGTCCTCCATCATTGCTATGGGATCGCTGCT CTTCGGATATGACTCAGCCTTCATCGGGACGACAATTGCGCGCAAGAGTTTCGTCAACGACTTCGGCATCACCCCGGCTACGTCAAAGGAGATCTCGTCCAACATCACTTCGGCCTTCCAAGCCGGCGCGCTTGGTGGCGCGCTCATGTGCTTCTTCA TAACCGAGCGCGTCGGCCGCAAATGGGCGCTGATCATCAGCAATttcgtcttcatcgccggGGCCGTCCCTATGGTCGCCGCCACGAACGACCTCGCTTCCATGTACGCAGGCCGAGCCCTGACCGGCTGGGGCTGCGGCGTCATCACGGCAACCGTACCTTCATACATCGCCGAGCTGTCGATCCCCTCGATCCGAGGCATCCTGACCGGTCTCTTCGAGGTCACGTACCAGACCGGCTCACTCGTCGGCTTCTGGATCAACTACGGCATCAACCAGAACATGGACCACATGAGCTCCGCGTCCTGGCGCCTACCGATGGCCGTCCAGCTGATCCCATCGGGCGCCCTGCTGGTCGGCGGTTTCCTGCTGCACGAGTCGCCTCTCTGGCTCTATCGCAAAggccgcgaggaggaggcgcagAAGAACCTCGTCGCGCTGCGGCACCTGCCGATCGAGCACCAGTACATGCAGGAGGAAGTCGAGATGATCCGGGCCAggctggccgaggaagccTCCATCGCGGCGACGTACGGCGGGGGCTTTTACGCCTATATCCGAGGATCGCTGCACGAGCTGTCGAGGAAGGGCATGTGGAACCGTTTGTTGCTCGTCTTCTGCGCGTTCGCCCTGCAGAATATGTCGGGTGCTGCTG CCATCAACTACTACTCCCCCATGCTCTTCGGCTCTATCGGCATCACCGATGTAGCGTTGTACACCGGCATATACGGTCTCGTCAAGGCCGTAGCATCCATCATATTCTACGGTGCACTGATTGATATCTGGGGCCGTCGTTGGCCGACCATTATCTCATCCTTGGCCTGCTGCCTATGCTTGTGGTTCGTTGGAGCGTACGTAAAGGTAGCAACTCCAGCGCCGATCATTGCAGCCGGAGGAAAGCTCTCTGCCTCGAGCGAAGCCGGTGGCCGGGCTGCGACTGCGGCCATCATGATTTACTCTGTATT CTGGTCGTTTGGTCTGAACGGAATTCCTTGGATCGTCTCTGCCGAGATCTTCCCAGGCGCCCTGCGTAACTTGACTGGAACATTCGCCGCCTTCACGCAATGGCTGATCCAATTCATCATAACCAAGGCGCTGCCGTACATCTTCAGCAGTCTCGACTACGGCGTCTGGTTCTTCTTCGCCTGCTGGATGCTGACGGCCACCGTCTGGGCCTACTTTTTCTTGCCGGAGACGAAAGGTGTCACAATCGACCAGATGGACGTTCTTTT TGGCTACGAAGGCGATCGCCGTGCACATGGATCCCCCCTCAAGACGGACGATGCAAAGAGCATGGAGCATGATGTTCGTGAGATAGACCAGGCAAGCAGAGCATAG
- a CDS encoding Putative glycoside hydrolase, family 32, glycosyl hydrolase family 32, with the protein MNALRGCVHEILEVKRRFHQSYYTASEEDSMAVLKGGAVFTAIASLAAIATPASATVPAAITPEYLATAGNSSLFTRWRPRSHYLSPHSWMNDPCGAVYDPATETYHLHYQFHPNHVNWGNISWGHAVSKDLFHWTDVRDWANDSAVSLASGKYAAGPLSQFTGTTQPVNLEGVSDGTLLTFGTGIHALPTNWKQPYITGTEIQAMYTSADGGSTWEEVGTVISSPPEGWNVTGWRDPSFFPSKELDSLLQVSEPHYYMVLGSGLKTADVPAQLPGAARPGFIGPRVPLYSAPASNLTQWTFLGALWEPAANTSLGEPDVTGSYGYNFEVSSFFDLPVGDAAGAERAWFVTAGAEGGNTTLHWREQWAIWNRGDVARRDNGSVEFTPNSGAALDWGISYAQATWADVRNNGRRIMWGWANEDILPDYTFATSKQLGYMGSMNLPMELYIKETKGVQNCGRQQDGSLCIPGCSDGGATAQTLGIRPLPDVLELLREGAAAHEFQVGELVDSAKSVSADLGTSYELTATLSCTSGPAGIVVGQSPDDAERTTIVFDPAASQIRVHRDRSSLLPNFNNATFVGHFEPYQLLDKAAGGNATAAEDLNFHVVLDGSLLEIWVNERFALTARIYPSRNDSTGLSFFAGDAAAPAGAKATWRDVKVWAGLAKAWPERPEDTSVPLVWDTPEQTNNYVWWAGY; encoded by the coding sequence ATGAACGCCCTGCGCGGCTGCGTTCACGAGATATTGGAGGTTAAGCGGCGCTTTCACCAGTCCTACTACACCGCATCAGAAGAAGACAGCATGGCAGTCCTCAAGGGTGGTGCCGTCTTCACGGCCATCGCCTCTCTCGCGGCCATCGCGACCCCAGCGTCGGCCACCGTCCCGGCCGCCATCACGCCCGAGTACCTCGCGACGGCCGGCAACAGCTCCCTCTTCACCCGCTGGAGGCCTCGCTCCCACTACCTCTCGCCGCACAGCTGGATGAACGACCCGTGCGGCGCCGTCTATGACCCGGCCACCGAGACCTACCACCTGCACTACCAGTTCCACCCCAACCACGTCAACTGGGGCAACATCTCGTGGGGCCACGCCGTCTCCAAGGACCTGTTCCACTGGACCGACGTCCGCGACTGGGCCAACGACTCGGCCGTCTCCCTGGCCTCGGGCAAGTACGCCGCCGGCCCCCTCTCCCAGTTCACCGGCACGACCCAGCCGGTCaacctcgagggcgtcagcGACGGCACCCTCCTCACCTTCGGCACCGGCATCCACGCCCTGCCGACCAACTGGAAGCAGCCCTACATCACCGGCACTGAGATCCAGGCCATGTACACGTCTGCCGACGGCGGTTCCACCTGGGAGGAGGTCGGCACCGTCATCTCCAGCCCGCCCGAGGGCTGGAATGTCACGGGATGGAGAGACcccagcttcttcccctccaaggagctcgacagCCTCCTCCAGGTCAGCGAGCCCCACTACTACATGGTGCTGGGCTCCGGCctcaagacggccgacgtCCCCGCCCAGCTGCCCGGCGCCGCACGCCCGGGCTTCATCGGCCCCCGCGTGCCGCTCTACTCCGCGCCGGCCTCCAACCTGACCCAGTGGaccttcctcggcgccctgtgggagcccgccgccaacaCGTCCCTGGGCGAGCCCGACGTCACGGGCTCCTACGGCTACAACTTCGAGGTTAGCAGCTTCTTCGACCTgcccgtcggcgacgccgccggcgccgagagggCCTGGTTCGTCactgccggcgccgagggcggcaacaCGACGCTGCACTGGCGCGAGCAGTGGGCGATCTGGAaccgcggcgacgtcgcccgccgcgacAACGGCTCCGTCGAGTTCACGCCCAACTCGGGCGCCGCCCTGGACTGGGGCATCTCGTACGCCCaggcgacctgggccgaCGTCCGCAACAACGGCCGCCGCATCATGTGGGGCTGGGCCAACGAGGACATCCTGCCCGACTACACCTTCGCCACGTCCAAGCAGCTCGGCTACATGGGCTCCATGAACCTGCCGATGGAGCTGTACATCAAGGAGACCAAGGGCGTGCAGAACTGCGGCCGCCAGCAGGACGGCAGCCTCTGCATCCCAGGCtgcagcgacggcggcgccacggcGCAGACGCTCGGCATCCGCCCGCTGCCCGACGtgctcgagctcctccgcgAGGGCGCCGCGGCCCACGAGTTCcaggtcggcgagctcgtcgactCCGCCAAGTCGGTCTCGGCCGACCTTGGCACCTCGTACGAGCTGACGGCGACGCTCAGCTGCACCAGCGGGCCGGCCGGCATCGTGGTCGGCCAGAGCccggacgacgccgagcgcACGACCATCGTCTTCGACCCGGCCGCGTCGCAGATCCGCGTCCACCGCGACCGCAGCAGTCTGCTGCCCAACTTCAACAACGCCACCTTTGTCGGCCACTTTGAGCCCTACCAGCTCCTtgacaaggccgccggcggcaatgccacggcggcggaggaccTCAACTTCCACGTCGTGCTCGACGGGTCGCTGCTCGAGATCTGGGTCAATGAGCGCTTCGCGCTGACGGCGCGCATCTACCCGTCGCGCAACGACAGCACCGGCCTCAGCTTCTTCGCCGGTgacgcggcggcgcccgccgGGGCCAAGGCCACCTGGAGGGACGTCAAGGTCTGGGCCGGCCTGGCCAAGGCGTGGCCCGAGAGGCCGGAGGACACCAGCGTGCCCCTGGTCTGGGACACGCCGGAGCAGACGAACAACTACGTCTGGTGGGCGGGATACTAA
- a CDS encoding Putative heterokaryon incompatibility, protein MDTNNQYRYSPLSGPRMTRLIRLHHSETKDAPLTCEMAEINVDDHPEYHALSYTWNDETPSVPMTVSASNDAGSGSQTLLLTPNCAAALRVLRKRVKRDHRVARTGLWVDAVCIDQSSRDEKSIQVAMMADVYRNAKVVVVWLGEGRAPPNRRSLLPLKLAGPLLSPPVYYLSLVLVATLGFDVSNKLGHKGEFHISATVIGLFHFRTPFLPLPIWPPSMYITRNKLLINIHTAPYWLRVWTLQEFANPSSSILCLNSALYPFSNLVAIFGGSSGQNMHSPTLTLHYRCFKPSRSPHAMSLPWNDILQKKATDPRDKVFALKELYPHILRGLTVDYNRTAQDIFTTATRLATQNTSSLGPLYYSDYLDGEWKYFYTYGRASREAVWAPSFSEDGLRMRLVGRQIGIVGSRLSQRIGRSVRSDELDARFCSLPDVIDQIAAVTDAEPDLAASQARLVSFGRLVSCTWDTEKEELAGYLRQMGDEHDTATLLGDIRKRMWRLASRPNHGRLFFTTDGRAGLGFHTLLPGDLVCVFGGLESPFIVREKGTGHVLVSPAMVEGAMSGEMWPENDDELRTWEIV, encoded by the exons ATGGACACCAACAACCAGTACCGCTACTCGCCCCTGTCCGGCCCCCGCATGACCCGCCTCATCAGGCTTCACCATAGCGAGACCAAGGACGCACCGCTCACCTGCGAGATGGCGGAGATCAACGTCGATGATCATCCCGAATACCACGCTCTATCATACACATGGAACGATGAGACGCCAAGCGTCCCAATGACGGTCTCTGCGTCTAACGACGCGGGATCCGGTTCCCagacgctgctgctgaccCCAaactgcgccgccgccctgagAGTCCTACGGAAGCGAGTCAAACGTGATCACCGCGTCGCTCGGACAGGGCTCTGGGTTGACGCCGTCTGCATTGACCAGTCATCTCGCGACGAGAAGAGCATCCAAGTCGCCATGATGGCCGATGTCTACAGAAACGCCAAAGTCGTGGTGGTTTGGCTTGGGGAGGGACGGGCCCCCCCGAACCGGAGGAgcctcctccctctcaaGCTGGCCGGGCCGTTACTTTCCCCTCCGGTCTATTACCTTAGCTTGGTATTGGTGGCAACCCTTGGCTTCGATGTTAGTAACAAGCTGGGTCACAAAGGTGAGTTTCATATCTCGGCCACGGTGATCGGCCTTTTCCACTTTCGCACGCCCTTTTTACCCCTTCCTATTTGGCCCCCGTCCATGTACA TTACCAGAAACAAACTTCTGATCAATATCCACACCGCGCCTTACTGGCTTCGGGTATGGACGCTGCAGGAGTTTGCCAATCCTTCTTCCTCGATACTATGCCTCAACTCTGCGTTATACCCATTCAGCAACCTGGTGGCGATTTTCGGGGGTAGCTCCGGCCAAAATATGCACTCGCCGACCCTGACCCTTCATTACAGGTGTTTTAAGCCTAGTCGTTCTCCCCACGCGATGTCTCTGCCCTGGAACGACATCCTCCAAAAGAAGGCcacggacccaagagacaaggTCTTTGCACTGAAAGAGCTCTATCCCCATATCTTGAGAGGCCTGACTGTGGATTACAACCGCACAGCTCAGGATATCTTCACGACCGCTACCAGACTGGCGACGCAAAACACTTCAAGCCTAGGGCCGTTGTATTATTC TGACTATCTGGATGGAGAGTGGAAATACTTCTACACTTATGGGCGCGCCAGCCGCGAGGCTGTCTGGGCTCCGTCGTTCTCCGAGGATGGTTTGAGGATGCGCCTCGTCGGAAGACAGATCGGGATCGTGGGCAGCCGCTTGAGCCAGCGAATCGGCCGATCCGTGCGCTCCGACGAATTGGACGCCCGTTTCTGTTCCCTTCCCGACGTAATCGACCAGATTGCCGCCGTAACAGATGCCGAGCCTGACCTCGCTGCTTCGCAGGCACGGCTTGTCAGTTTCGGGAGGCTGGTGAGCTGTACCTGGGAcacggagaaggaggaaTTAGCCGGGTATCTGAGGCAAATGGGAGACGAGCACGACACGGCGACTTTGTTGGGCGACATCCGCAAGAGGATGTGGCGTCTTGCTTCCCGCCCGAACCACGGGCGGCTCTTTTTCACGACTGATGGACGGGCCGGGCTCGGTTTCCACACGCTTCTTCCGGGGGACCTGGTGTGCGTCTTTGGCGGGCTCGAATCGCCATTCATTGTTCGAGAAAAGGGGACAGGCCACGTCCTGGTCAGTCCGGCCATGGTCGAGGGTGCCATGAGCGGCGAGATGTGGCccgagaacgacgacgagctccggACGTGGGAGATTGTGTGA